ATTTCAaagacacaggaacacacaaaTTTGAACATTTACCTTCCCACAGGTGGTTTTCTTGATAAGCACCTACCCACGTATGCTTAGGCGCAAAAGTgcacgtcacacacacacacacacacatttgtgcatgACTTGCGCACACACGTGCACAAGCAGGTGCATATGGCTCATTAGCCTATATCCCACAAGGATGAAAGGTGCTCTCTGCGTGCACCCAGTTAATCCCACAGAGCCTCAGTCATCAGTGGATCCTACACCCTCCTACACTACCACCATCACACAAACGCAACATTTATGTATACAAACTTGTGCTACCCCCCCAGGTCCATTAAACCGATCCAGAACCCTGAAGCCACCCGGTGACCCAGTCCCGTTCTACAGTATACAGATGGACGCCTATTGATAATTTACTAAAGCACGCCTACCATCTGCTGGCAAGTATCAAACTAATCAAAAGATGAATGAGACAACCATCACTAAAACACGTTTGAACATTTTCTGACTTGTTGTTTTGCTTACTGATACTATTATTTGTACCCTCTGTAGTCAGTGTGACTATTATTTATGTAAGGTTTGAGTGTCTTCTTGTTTGGAGCATGAGATTAGAGATTTATAAACTTTCAAGATCTGCCATGCCCACCTACAGCATTGCACATAAACTCATCATTGCACCCTATAATTTACTTGAGAGCCTCTGCTGGTGATGTgatggtgtggtggtggtggaggaaaATAGGCATGACATCTCCAGGTTATATCTCCACGGCAACAGGGACCCAGTGTGTACGTAAACACAAGTACAATGGAGACAATAAACGAGGTTGGGTTTTATgcaagtgcaaacacacacacacacacacaaacacacacacacacacacacacacactcacacaaacgcAAATGCAGCCCCTTGAGACTGAAACCAGAGGTGGAAGTGTGCACTACATTATGCACTtgcctcactctctctcctctgtgtcttcAGTTTTTCCTGACAGCATTAGGGATCTACAGCAGAAGTGTCACATTGTGAGGACAtggtaacaaaaataaaataaaataaagaacacagcTCTGTACAGTAGGTATAGATAAGGATTGGCCAATGGTATTgttcatatttcttttaatgGGCTGGTGTAAGCATCTCGTAGCTCCATACATTTTGCCACTTCCTCTTCAATCATCCAGTGACTTTGATGTAATCTGCATCAAAGCAAACAAGATTAGACCAAACATTGAGCACGAGCCATATGGCCACAAGCCTAAACTGAGACAAGGAAGGACAAGGGACAAATGCATTTAAGGTGTGCACACATGTGAGTGCACGTGGTTTAAAAGTGCATGCTTACATAGAAAGATGGGAAACAAGCATGGAGTCTTATGGAGCCACATATTATTACGTAATTAAATATACGATGATCATGTTGAGGTTGTAGTATTAGACAACTAAATGATACAGGAAAAAATCCCCTTTTAGTGAGTTTAACGTGACAGCTTCAGCGTCCTTGATGTGTGTCTGTAGCTGCTAATCTCATGTTAAGTCTAATTAGACCAATctgttgcacaaaaaaaaaaaaaaaaaaacacacaaagcagcaAATCATGCCTGATGACCACGTGAGAATTGTGAGAAGTGAATTGTGACAAGTATCAAATCAAAGAAGGTTCATGCCACAGCAATCCAAGTTctgatttaaataaactttgCCTCCGCACATGTCCCTGACTTCAGATCAGAAAGATCAACTGcatcacaaatgtaaaaattctGCTTCATAATTCATTTTCTGCGCGCATCGACTGCAATCTAGTGCTAAAGAACAATCACATCTTCAGAAAAGTAGCAAGAGCCTGATCaaactgtgctttttaaaaactgacttCTGAACAGTCACAAGTGTGTTTGCCTCAAGACTCACAACATCTGCCGCTCTATTTATATCTTATTAAAAGACCATCCAAAGGCCTTTAGACATGCAACAATACACCTTGTATTATAAAACGCAGCATTTAGAGTACCCCGATGTACTGAATGAAACCAAAACTTTGACAATTTATGTTAATTTAACAAAGTACGGCGCAATCTTTACCACTCTGTCCATGTCTATGTACCCTGTATATACGTTTGACTAGATGTGATCAAGTGTTGTTTCTTCTGGGAAAgctgaattttttatttttttttttattgtctacCTTCTTTACTTCCACCATCTGTTTGTCAGGAAATATTTGCCACGGCAGCATCTGCATCATCATTTTTACctgcatttagcagctaaattaccagctgcagagtcagcagtaaaataaaaaaaaaaaaacagaacagtgacacaggcagacagagagtgagaaatataaaaagaaaccCACATATAAAAACCTTAATAGTAATGTCCTTCATCTGCATGAGCAATAAACATCAACTGAGTGGGAGCCTTGACATTAAGGTCAGCCCACTCAAAAAGTGCCTGTTGCACCACCTGTGTGAATTGTaccaaacattaaaaatgttccatccatccatccaaaaGGGCAACAATAGTTTATTAATTTTAACGTATTCCCTCCAGTCATGAATCAGAGACCCACATACCGATCAGAGGGGAATATGTAAGATGTGACAGAACACTTTTGCACGTCTACTATGTGTTGTCAAGCGCTGGAGCTGCACATTAACTGCTTACTCAGTTCACATTTAAAGCTTTCAGAAGGAATCCTAATGGTGTCTCTATCATGACGGTGTGCGATGACGTGTGCATTCAGGGACCTCACGTAAGAATTTATGACTGACGTAGGAGCGTCACCAGCAGTGTGGAAGTACACGCTGAGTGGCACGCAGCTGCCCCCGTTGAATCATTTCTCGGACAAAGTATGGCGTCACGACTCGCAAGGACAATTTCATCCGATCTCCAACAACAAGTTACAAAATACAGATGGTCCATATGATATGCGTGGGCAAGGGTAGCAAcgaaaatgtgaaaaaatactaaccctaacccattaCCTATCAAACCACTCACAAGCTGCAAAACATGTAATCATTTTTCACTCTGCGCTGAGATTTGTGCCCAGGAGCACGGACGCACCAGTGAGGTGATTTTACAGTCATACATGATATCAACTTATTGACAATTTATcctaaaactaaatgaacacGATAATAATAGATTATAATATCATATGAATCATGCTTTCCCAGATCTAGTAACATGATTTTCTGGAGTATTGGTTTGTTGATTCCAACTCAGTGTATTTGTAACCAAAATAGCCGTGTTTACCCCCCAGTATGGCAAAACAGGTTCAGCAAATATCTGATGACACAGTTCAAGGCCTCACTGAGGCCCAAAGTAGACAGAAGAGCAagtagacaaacagaaacacacaacactactgGGCTGGCTATTGGGGATTTGTATGAAACAGTTCTATAGTAAATGATAGATTGTGTTAAACTatccccccccaaaaaacaaacaaacaaaaaaaaaagaatgagggACCATAGTAAAGTTGAGACATTACTCTAGATCTAGTCATACACATCTACATTATAACTTATATTGAGAGGACATAAAGATTCATATCATACATATCATAAGGTCATAGTTGGAAATAATGCAGTGTCTTTTGTTGGGCTTTAGGGTTCTCTGTGTCCCCCATCTGCACTGAGGCTCCAAGAACAGTCTGTTCAGAATAAGACAAAGTCAGTAGATGTCTATCTGCTACTCCAGCGGTTTCCAAACTGAGGTTCACAGTGAACTCACAGTTAAAAGGCTCAGGACAGATACATGAATTCTACACTGATCATCACCTGGGCTCGTTTCCCCCTTCGATAGAGTTTGTCCAAAACCTCTTGAGAGACATTTCccatcaccccccccccccctcctcctcctcctcctgtaccATACCTACACAGTAATTGGTCGAGGTGATGATAAATGCAACGCCGGATTTTCCAGCGTAGTAAATGAACAGGAGGGTTGATGCTGCTCTCCATGCTCGGACACTGACTCAGGACGAGCGACCTACCTTTTGATTCGCAGTCGGCGCAGTATTTGTTCTCCTCCAGCGCCAGTAAAGAGTTGAGGACAGCCTGGTATCTGTCAACGTCTTTCACAGATTTGCCCGTCATCATTGcacttgtcctcctcctccacagcccCCCTACGGGTCCCGCTGTCAAACGAGCCTCTTTATTAGACGAAATGAAAGCAAGTGCGTTTGCAGAGGCGATGCGCTgctgttcctcttcctcctcggCGTGGAGCGCGGCGAGTTTTGCGCCTCGGCACGGTGGGGTGACTGCCTGCTTctcagccagccagccagccagccagccagccagcagAGGTGCAAATGTCCTAATGGGCACGCGTAAACGTGGAGGACAACGAGCATGTGATCACTAAGATTTCAAATCTAACGTCGACTCTGAAGCCCAGCTGGAATCTATCACTGGCTGGTACTGAAGCTCTCAGCagactgtctctctctctctctctctctctctctctcaatcacacacacacacacacacacacacacacacacacacacacagtgcaaacagTGTTGGCATTGAAGCACGCAGCACAGATGCACAGGCAATGAAtattcattaataaaacaaaaaatgaaaaactgtgcTCGTCCTGCATTATAAAGTAAAGTCGTCACGATACATTAACGCTTAGATTGCTGTCAAAATCTTACATATAGCGCCATCCTGTGGCCAATCgtgagatttttttatttttatttttattttgtgcccCTGTTGCCCTCCAGGACGCTGGACGGCGTAAAACCTCTCACCGCAGAAACAGCTGACTGACGACTGCAGCAAGGCAGATCAAATGTACAGCAGCACTGCCGGAAGGTGGACGAGcagagcttcaaaataaaacaaataaatacacatcaaACTAATTCTTTTTATATGCTTTATGAATGTTTTATCTGCTGACTTATTtccatttgtcatttcatttgtcatttgtcttttatctATGTTCTTTGTAATATATCATTTCCTTAGTAATTGGTTTTTTGTCTAAAGTAATACCGGAAGTTTGCTTTATTCTCATTAGCTTGATAATAGTGGATGTGTGTGACTACTCTGGCGATTGCGGAAATAACTGCCTAGCcagaaatcaaataaataaaggattAACATCGAGTCACCACCTGTGTAAGCTTGTAACACTGTCCACAATGTCCAGGCAATCCAACCGAACAACAGACAGCAAGAAGATGGTAAGCGACTTCCGCAGGATTAACTAAGCTAGCGTTAGCTTGCCTAGCTGCCAGTATGCTAACCAGTAGCCACAAAACAGTGTCAATAAGTAGTTGGTTGTAATATACCTCTGAGAGCTACTTGTCAGTCGTGAATATTTGATCGACAATCGTGCTAGGATTGCTCATATAAACATTCAAATCGGTCGAATAAGTATTCATTTACAGTTGTAATATAGTGACTTTGAAAGGGAGTCTAATTCATTCTACTGCATAAGCTAAGTAGTTAGCTTCCGCAGCTGTGTTGCTAATAGCACGTTCAATCCTGACACCTAttccaaataaaatgtgtgatttagTAAAACAGTGCAACATTTATTGTCAGCATGCATTTTTATGTGGAcaaattgagaaaaaaacaagaaaagaagcagcgtgacctgtgacctgtgacctgAACCACAATGcatgttataataatataacaatttAAGCATTATACAGTTAAACACTTTATAAGTTTATGGAATAAAGAGATCAGCACCATCTATAACGTCAGAGATTTGTAATTAATTTCAGTTTAGGGACATGTGACACTGGAGTATAAAGTGTACATCATGTATCGTAATATCATTAATTTCACTTGTTGTCTGCCTGCatgtggagattctcagtcatccaggtcatggttacCCCAAAgatgctgttcagtggcaactggacttgctgTATGTCCCTAAAGGCGTTTCACCTCTCACCTGAACTGATGAAATGCCGTCATTTCGCTGGGTTGCTTTCTACATGCTTGGAATATTTCCGTGGGTGGTTTGGTGAATGCTGTGAAAGGAGATGTAAAAATGTACTAGACTTCGGCTTCACTAGAATTTTATTGCTTTTATCCGCAGAACTCGGAGCTGTTTACACTGACCTATGGGGCTTTGGTCACCCAGCTTTGTAAAGACTATGAGAATGACGAGGAAGTCAATAAACAACTGGACAAAATGTAAGTTGCTTGTCTATTTTCATTCCATATGTCCATATCCAATTGTAGCATGCTCAGACCTGCTGGTGTGAAAACACCAATTAGTTTGAAGCAGTGCTGCTTTAGTAATAAATTACTAACTTTTGAATCATGCATGTCCCTGACTGCAGCACATCTGAcctgcagcaaacagacagaccatgttattatttctgtatAGATAGTAAATGGTTTTATATAGCGTTTTCTACctgacatccacacacacacacacacacacacacacacactcacagagcgATGGCAGAGgaggcaacttggggttcagtatcttgcccagGACACCGATCCcatgattggcagacaactaCTCCACCTCTTGAGCAACACAAGCTGCTCCttcaatgtgaaaatgtgacgTTCCCTCTCTAGAGCCAGTGTTTGGTTTGCCCTTTCTGGAAACATGGCGACCTCTGCATATATAACGGGCTCAACCTCAGATAAACAAGATACAGCAGTTCTATTTTAAAGTGatcagtaataaaaacatagtTCATTCTAGTGTAATTCACTTTAATGGTAGCTAGCTGGTAAAATTTGttaacattacattatataactatatactgtactttcAACATCACACTGAACCAATCATTTTCTCCAGCATGTTTTGCTTGTCTAACCCAGGAAATGGGAAGGATTTTTACGACCTCCTTGGTGTCTCACTTCATCTCACACTTTCACACTACTCCCGACAGaatttggttttatttcctCCCTGTACTCCTGCAATGTTATACAATGTGTGGGACCTGTGAAGAGGAGGATGGGAACAAAATGTCTCGAAGGCAACACTGGATAACATTCTGTCAGAAAACgaagatgaagagaaaatgaTGGGTTTATGACTCAAAAATTCAAACTTTGGAGCGTATGTACTTTGCTTTCCTGGTCGTGTAGCAACCATAATCTGTGTGAGATGGGACTTGTCTCTTGTAGCCATAGAAGGCAGCGAGTGTACACTGCCCACTCTGGCCAACTGGTCAGAGACGGACCATTTTAGGACTGGGCTTCATACACTGTAGTTGGATGAGATGACTTGACCTTTTAATCGGAATCATTTTCCAAATGACCAAAGATGTCTTGGAGGATTTGAAACCATCTTCACCTTTTTGCGGTGCATTACTGTTTAacctgttgctttttttttccctcagtaACTTCAGTTTACAATAAAGAGGAAGAATAACattttctcccctttctctTGCTTCTCTTAccgtctttctctctttctcagggGTTATAACATCGGAGTGCGTCTCATCGAGGACTTTCTGGCACGCTCCAGCATCGGAAGGTGTCAGGATTTCCGAGAAACGGCTGACGTCATTGCTAAGGTAACTGAAAGGTTTCAGGCCAATCAGAGCGTGACTGCACACTTCTTCTCTTAAGATTCTGGGAAGAAGcgggagaagaagaaaagacagaagcgATAGATGATTGATGATTGATGAAACCTTTTGTAAAACGATGAGCAAAAGATAGAGGATTGTTGTACATTGTAAATTCATGGCTTCTTGCAGCTGCTTCACAAGTCAAGCTTTCCAGTGGCAGCCTGAGTGATAGTCACTGTATTTGGTTGGAGGATCAGTCACCTGGTTTGGCTGTGATCAGCAACTTTGATGTTCAGAGACAACAGCAAGCAGTAAAACCTTTGAAAAAATGTTGACACTGCACCCTATTTGAACAAGAAATCATGTTGGGGCTGTCAGACACacttggtttgtgttttttatgttatcATTCTTTGTAGCTGTTATTcttctattttttgttttcaacaacCATGAAGCTGATTCTGATTGTGACATGTCGGAGTAGAGAGTTTGGCCTGGAACGCcgtttcatcttttcatttttatttttttttttggtgctcATACATTTCCTTTGGAGTCATAGTAATTAGTAAAAAGTTGCTGAGTTATCCTGCATTGTTTCCTTATTTGTCCACTTCTAAGTGTATTATGGTTGTTGTCGTTAGGTTGCATTCAAGATGTACCTGGGAGTCACCCCCAGTGTGACCAACTGGAGCCCAGCAGGAGATGAATTCTCCCTCATCCTAGAAAACAACCCACTTGTAGACTTTGTGGAGCTGCCTGATAACCACAGCACACTGATCTACTCCAATCTGTTGTGTGGGGTCCTCAGAGGAGCCCTGGAGATGGTGAGGTCAAAGCACCAATATTTACACTGCTGATATGCTATACATAGACGTGATTTTCTGAAGGTTATTGGAAATACACTAAACACAGTAAAAGTGCTATAAATGAATACGTTTCTTTCCACTAAAAACTTTTTGCACATTGAATTGGAACTGAATATGAATGTGCTTTAGGTCCAGATGGCGGTGGACGTCAGATTTGTCCAGGACACACTGCGAGGTGACAATGTGACAGAAATTCGCATGAAGTTCATCAAGAGGATTGAAGAAAATCTCCCAGCTGGAGACGAGTAACTGAAAATGAAGGAAAGCCTTTGTTTACAGACTGAGAGGGTGAATAAACTGGACTCGAAACATCCAGCTGAGCGGGGGACATCCCAGTTGCTCAGAGCGTGTTTCTTCTTTGTATTAACACAACACTCTGGATTTCTTACCGTAAAAGTTTAAAAGGGATCATGGCTggagttatttaaaaaaaaaatcgagCGTCATTCTCCAGACTTTTACCCTTCGTGTTGTTAAAAGAAGAATGGTTGAGTTCAGAGAGACTATTGAGAACTATCGCAGATCAAAGAAACACTGTACACTATTAAAACACAAGATCATAACACAGCCCTTCTACTTTAAATATCATAGGGAtgggaaaaaaatctaaaaaagcTCATTTGGAGGGGGGTGTAGACGGGCAAAAATATGCATCAGTCCATTTATCTGCCACCATCCCTCATGAAAAATCCATCTTTACTTCAGTGTCACCTTAATCGACGTGAGCCCCTACATtgtaatgtatgtttttatgtttgtttgtttttttttgttttttaacacaaTCACATTGTATATTGCTGCCAGTTGTTTGGCATGATAATTTATGTAGACGCcatatgttaaataaatgtgacatatttGATATGGCACTTGTGTTTGTAATAATGTGGCTGTTCGGAGACCTTGGACACATATGCGCAACATACTGCACCACACCACCTTGTCAGCATGCTGTGTGGGTGTTAGACTGCAGCCGCcctgcaaatgcaaataataactgagcctgtgtgtgtgtgtgtgtatgcgctTGGTTCTTGTTGTCACACCTGTGAATGGCTTTACATCATCGAGCAGTAATGAACAGAACTTTTCATTTAGGCCTGCTGCACACCTCGTCaataagtgaaaacacagacgGCCGttcacacacatacccacacacacacacgcacacacacagatactaaTCATCCCTGGTTGATTTATAAAAAGTAAGGATCTGGTCTTGATAATACATTagccatgtttttgttttattctttgccttttttttttttttttcttttattgtgtagAAGAACAAAAACGGCACTAAACTCATGAGTCTGCTGAAACCACTTAAAGGATGAGATTGTCAGATAGGGCTTTCCTTTTTGGAGAAATCTGTCAGCTATTAGCTGCTGGAAACCTTCAGGCTCTACACACATCCTATTTTATAGCTGCTATTACATGAGCCCATTTCTTGTTTTACAGAGTGAATATTTAGGGTCTTGACGTTGTGTTCTCCAACTGGCCACCAGAGGTCGCTGTGGGCATTGCTTTCCTCACATGCAGGCAGTATTGCACCAAAGTACGTGGCTTAAGTTATGTACATTTAGCATTCTTTGGCCAAAGATGGGTATTGTGGGAGAAATATATTTCCTTATTGGTAGGAGGAGAGGCGAGATGGGCCAGAgagcataaaaaaataagaataaaataaagaaattcacATTGCGAACATGGAAACGAGAGAAAATTTGCACTAGCAGATGCCAGTTTGTTGACTCTAGTTTAGATTTGGCTCTAGATTAGACAAACAATGACATCATGCAGTCTTTGTTCTTTCTAATCCAGAAGAAGATGTATTGGGATGGGATTTCTCAGTGTTATTTACTATCTTAGGCCTTTGCCCACTCTTGTCTCGGGGTAGTGCTCATataaaaggatgaagagtggaaagtgGAAGCGCGGCGAGGGCATTGAGCATGCACTAAGCCTGGCGGGCCATTAATCGAGCTCTCAACGCGTTGCGTTCACATATCTATGCGCCCCGTAGGGCCTGCGTCGCACAGAAAGCCGAGCAGGAAATAGCTTTTGTGCAGAAGCTCAATGTTAATGACTTGGCAGAATTAGAGCTGTGTACCTGGGGGACGGATGGCCAGCTGGGTTTGTGAAAACCTGTATTACTCTGCCATATGCTTGCAGGGATTAAACCTGACAAAAGGCCAACACGTatgcacacatactgcacaTCGAGGGAGAAGTGAGGATGAATTTATTACCACCATCCTATTCATAAATAGGAGTTAATACATACTAGAAGGATCGTGTCCAAACACGTAAATCTGCGCTTTTGTGTTTCCCAGTTTGGCCAGTGTGAGAGTTTTACGTTGTTTCCACCGTTTTTACCCATTAGAAACACGTGAAGGCTAAAAACCAAGCCTCCGTCATGACTTCACTCCTCATAATCTATGCATCTGCAATTTCTATTCCCCTTTCGAGACGACTGATGTTGTCACATAATAAAAACacgtggagagagagagagagagagagaaaggagattTGTTGCTGAGGCACTTAAGAGTCTCCCTGAGCCATGAGGAACTGCTTCGAAGATGCTATTTTTATCTATTGTTttctcccccccctcccctttctTGGTCTCATAGTTGTTTAAACCACACATGTGCACATTGCACTCTGTCATATCCTTGACAGTTTGTTCACGGTCTCCCATgtccaaacacacagtttttcttttatgtgttgttttatgttgtaattATTAGTAGGTTATTTATTGCAGAcgactgtattttattattattatttttttaaatctttattaggacagagctggaaaacaagTAGCAAATGTTAAGGGACCGAGACAACGTGCGCCGATCTGCTTTGAGCCAGCTAAACGCTTCCATGTGGTCTTGATGGGAAACAAATGGTGAAAGGCACGCTGTGACAGTAAAGCCCAGTGCACAGCCTGGTATTGACCTGCGCTCACTGCATACTGCATCCCTTTCTCCAACCTCTACACTATCCATTTCCAACCTGTTTCTCAGAGTTTTCCCCCCTCAGTCTTTAgtcctctttcatttttttttaaactaatgtttTGCTCATGTGCGCAACGTAAGCCAGTACTCTCTAAATCAATGACAGGATGTGTGATAGTCAACCTGTTGGGAATGTCCTCTGTCTGATGGGAAATGTGCTGTCTACAGGTGACGTAAGGGCCGACTGGAGATGCGGTCACCCAGGATTTGCAGAGGTTTCCGGA
Above is a genomic segment from Anabas testudineus chromosome 11, fAnaTes1.2, whole genome shotgun sequence containing:
- the trappc3 gene encoding trafficking protein particle complex subunit 3, with product MSRQSNRTTDSKKMNSELFTLTYGALVTQLCKDYENDEEVNKQLDKMGYNIGVRLIEDFLARSSIGRCQDFRETADVIAKVAFKMYLGVTPSVTNWSPAGDEFSLILENNPLVDFVELPDNHSTLIYSNLLCGVLRGALEMVQMAVDVRFVQDTLRGDNVTEIRMKFIKRIEENLPAGDE